tggatgtagtttacgctttgaagagacaagggcgtactctttacggtttcggaggttaagaattttattcgaaacaaacaatcggtccttttcaggaccacaattaaatataaaagagattgaaaatagaaatcatacaccgttgacgaacaaaatacctaattttttttcatttgccaatgaatatatgtatgtatatacctgatgattatcaaaaaaaattattttgctaatttacttacttttttgtaccaaaatattttttttgaaatggaaacataaaataaaattcctttttgtgaaaaatttttttttttgctttagtcgcaaaaacatattttattccttgtattattcttttttcgaaatggaaacaaaaattaaataaaattcctttttctgaaattttttttgttgctttgcatattttattcttttttccgtagaaaattttttttttttttgctgctttacggattggatacgaacaaatatttctttttccaaaggaagaaaaaacatttgtttgttgctttctttttcttcgtacgagaatattttagaatatatacaaaaaattgaaaaataaacacatctcttaatagaaattattggatacgaacaaatatttctttttgcagaggaagaaaaaaacattttttgtttgttggtttctttttctttgaaaaaaaataaaaaatattttttccgaactgaaaaaaaaatgttttgttgctttacggattggatacgaacaaatatttctttttcttcgtaccagaatattttaaaattgctatatacctacaagaaattgaaaaataaccacatcttttaacagaaattagaattgcatacgaacaaatatttctttttccaaagaaagaaaaaaacatgtttgttggtttctatttctttgaaaaaaaaaaaaataaaaaatattttttccgaactgaaaaaaaaatgttttgttgctttacggattggatacgaacaaatatttctttttgcaaaggaagaaaaaacatttgtttggtttcttcttctttgaaaaaaaaatgtgttgctttacggattggatacaaacaaatatttctttttgcaaagaaagaaaaaacatttgtttgttggtttcttcttcttcgtattttaaaatatataaaaaaaatgaaaaatatacacatctcttaatagaaattatttgtcgtcctgaaaaggacggttttttttttgtttgctgtcactacatagatttaagcacttttctctgtcttctttggcaacaaaacagcttgaatatttggaagaacacctccttgtgcgattgtgactccagaaagtaatttattcaattcctcgtcgttccgaatagccaattgcaaatggcggggaataattctagtttttttgttgtcacgagcagcatttcccgccaattccaagacttctgccgccaaatattccatcacagctgccaaatacacaggggcaccggctccgacgcgctcagcatagtttccctttcgcagcagacgatgaatacgaccaacagggaattgtaatccagcacgattagagcgggactttgcctttcccttcacttttccacctttaccacgaccagacattttatattattgttttttaaatattttttacaaaagaaaaaacacaagagagctcactatttcactgttcactgtatcactgcacactgtagaatgacaaaattttcgaactgtgcgctgtcttttatctaaattttcgtatgctcgcacacagaaaaaagagggttgtggccttagaaagccgttgtggaaagagacaatataattcgtgagtttttcagaaaaattcacagttctcgttcagtcgtcattgtgtgcagttcgttaatagtgaaagtgaagtgaattataaaaataaaatgccgccaaaaactagtggtaaagcagctaaaaaagccggaaaggcacaaaaaaatatcaccaagaccgataagaagaagaagcgcaagaggaaggaaagctacgcaatctacatttacaaagttttgaagcaagttcatcctgacactggaatttcatcgaaggccatgagcatcatgaatagttttgtgaacgacatcttcgaaagaattgctgctgaagcctctcgcttagctcactacaacaagcgttcaacaatcacaagtcgggaaatccagactgccgtgcgattgttgttgcctggtgaactagccaagcatgctgttagtgaaggaacaaaggcggttaccaaatacacaagctcgaagtaattttttttttattgaatttcttcaaaaatggcccttttcagggccgcaaaaatatcaataagagattagagaattgaaaaaaaaatattttttctacctgcggaaaaattcgttaaataaatatttttatttgtgattgaagtaattttttttttatttaatttcttcaaaaatggcccttttcagggccgcaaaaatatcaataagagattagagaattgacaaaaaaatatatttttttttctacctgcggaaaaattcgttaaataaatatttttatttgtgattgtaagagtattttctatgaaaaaaataaattttgtaaattgttccagacgccacgtgaatcatgtcgcgtccaatagaaacacaaacattttttttattgttctacgcatcgtgtacagtctcgaagcgtcgcaaaagttttaataagaaactagagatttgagaagaaaggtatatacatatattttttttgcctgtggaatgattttatgaatctattttgtttttctttgtgatttttgattagaaaatatattttctatcaaaagaaatacaaaagttagttctgttaattgttccagacaccacgtgtatcgtgccgagtcaagtagaaacgaaaaacatacaaaaaatacattttattaaataattttgtttgttttgttctacccatcgtgtccagttatgtcgctatgtgtacagtgtacagtcacgtagcgtcacaaaaatatctataaaatattagagaattaaatttgtttgtgttttttgatgtcagatgtatgtaatttctatgaaaagaaatacaaaattcttgttattttgtttaagattttttttattgttctacgcatcgagtacagtctcgaagcgtcacaaaatttttaataagaaactagagaatttaaagaaatgtatgttttctttgcctgtggaatacatattgttttttgttttaatttttgattacaaaatatattttctatgaaaagaaatacaaaacttacttttgttgattgttccagacacgacgtgtatcatgccgagtcaactaaaaacaaaaaaatataaattttgtttgtattgttctacccatcgtgtccagttatgtcgctatgtgtacagtcacgtagcgtcgcaaaaacatctaggtataaaatattagagaattaaatttgtttgtgttttttgatgtcagatgtacgtatgtaatttctatgaaaagaaatacaacactcttgatattttgtttaagaattttcttaattgttgcggatatacttcatgtcgcgtccagtcgataaaaatatatgaaaatatatgtaatttctatgaaaagaaatacaaaactcttgataaattgtgtaagaatttttttatttgttgcaggaatgcgtcatgtcgcgtccagtcgataaaaatatatgaaaaacatatgtaattcctgaaataaaatacaaaactcttgatattttgtttaagaattttgtaaattgttgcaggtatacgtcatgtcgcgtctagtccatataaaatacatgaaaacaaatacctacattttgccaaagtatttcgtttgtatttttctacgcatcgtgtacagtcacatagcgtggaaacatttcaataattacgtaggtattagagaaatgcaaaaaaagaaaaatatgttgttgtcttatttaatagtaaaagtattttctatgaaagatatttattgttgaaggcatcgcatcgcgtccaatcacaaaaaagtagaaaataaacagtacagtctcgcccatacatatcgcatcgtacctagtagctgtagttagaaaataggcgcaaaaatatatattatttatttgtattgatatttcctttctttctgcccaatgagaaatacatatgaatacaaataaattaagtttgcttttgaatacctatttcataaaaaaactattttctgtagaacaaaaaaaggacgaaaataaatgcaaaactaaatacgttttcggttgttcagtctcgcccagacaaatcgcatcgtgcctagtagctgtagtaagaaaataggcgcaaaaatatattatttatttgtattgatatttcctttctttctgcccaatgagaaaaacatatgaatacaaataaatgaagtttgcatttgcaatacctatttcattaaaaaaagtattttctgtagaacaaaaaagcgcgaaaataaatgcaaaacaaaatacgtttccgtttgttcagtagtggtagtcccgtagcggcgacagcgcgcgccggccgcgcggcggcgtcgcatcgcatccagccacttcaccacttatcccgtcgccgttgctccaccagcccatcgcatctcaacgctatcatcgagatagtccaaaaattctccctcctttttaataaaaaattaaaaaaaaagtttttatatctcattttagtatattttttgtagccctgaaaaggactgtggatttttgttttgatttcaactttgtttttcattgaaatggaaattttacttctttgcctttttaacagcgactgccttttttggcttggctgctgctgtggctgattttgcttttggcactttaggtttaggcgcggctgcctttgcttttgttggctttgccttaactgcactcgtttttttaacacttttcacttttggtttttccaccttctttttatctgcactggcacttttttttgttgtggcggctactttttttactttcttttcaccagacactttttttaattttttgtcaccagcagcggcagcttttggtttggcggcagattttttcttctcagcagacttggcctttggttccttgttggcactaggcgacaatttaaaagaacccgcagctccttttcctttggtttgcactaatttaccacttattacagcaccttttaaatatttttttataaacggagcaagtttttgtacatcaactttgtaagtagcagcaatatattttttgattgccaaaagggaagaaccaccgcgatctttcaatgttttaattgccgcatccaccatttgctgagtcggaggatgagttggtgccgattttggtttttttgacccacttgcggcggcagctttttttggttttttttccgcaacgattgcaggagacgtagctacagtatctgccattttgaattcactattattaatcactttagagcacaattttaagaaatagaaacacgtttttgttaaaattgcgccaaatccgcacctacagaaacggctaaatgagaatcaaagagagcgaaggtatacaaaaaattcattttgttcataatttgtacacttttgcaacttagtttcctcttaaaacttcaaaaatttacgtcttttcgacctaaatattataaaacaattgacaaaatttattcttacaataataatagataatttaataaataatttgattgaaaaaacactatctatcaatgcattaataacaattaaagtaaatgtttggtggtatttttttaatacttaccaacaagaatgtttatatttaataaattaaacatattttcagcttgaaattatttttaacataaagctgatagtttatttaaactaaataactaaaaatttcatcaaattcttacttaatttctttttaataaaattaaaacaatatgggtaatgaaacgcgtagcattttttccctaggctgtgactttttcttagaaaatttgttaaacattatcccaagcaagaaaacaaatgaaaaactatatttatattattttgttcataaatattaaatatttaatccataacaaacattaaaataccaaaaatttaaacaaataatcaagcaatcaaaactcataaactatcgaatattcgcttgccaaggtttacaaattcacatttgtattacaaaaatctgtacattgaaaaaaaaactttcttgcttcaaaatttgccttcagatatataaaaaaaaaacaaagcatagacttataaaatacatcattgaaatattaaaaattaaaacacacaaaactcaaacattttcgagtattgacttgcttagtagacaaattcacatttttacgagtattacaaaaaactgtacatagaaaaaaattcttacttgaaaatttgccttcagacataaaaaaaagaagcaatgccttataaaataactataattaaaaaagaaaaacaaaattcataaattttcgagcattggcttgcgtaggtataaatattttcatttgtatgataaaaactatgcatagaaagcaagcaataacattttcaaaatttgccttcaaagtaaattatcacattatctttctacctaaaataaaaaaaaaatcgtggaaatcgataggtacgtaattactagattgaattaaaattcatttatacctcttttaaatattttgtggtcctgaaaaggaccgttgaatattttttttaacctcgatgatttaagcacgttcgccacggatgcgtctggccaattgaatgtcttttggcataattgtgacacgtttggcatggatggcgcacaaatttgtgtcttcaaacaggccaaccaaataagcttcacttgcttcttgaagcgccataacagctgagctctggaaacgcaaatctgttttgaaatcttgagcaatttcacgaactaaacgttggaaaggcaatttacgaattaacaattcggtgcttttctgataacgacgaatctcacgaagagccactgttccaggacgataacgatgtggtttctttacacctcctgttgctggagcacttttacgagctgcctttgttgccagttgcttacgtggggcttttccaccagtcgatttacgggcagtttgctttgtacgagccatgatttcactttttttcacttcactaataaacacaacacttttgttcacaatttttttagaaaaatcgaatgtagatttctgtttaagtcattaaattggctattcatgtttccgttcgactgtttttttcattttcgttgtcgatttatttggccaatcaaaattaagaattgttatgaaaaataagtataaatacttgtggtatttcgagcgaagagccacagtttaacagtgactcttgtgcagtgcagttctctagttcagtttaagtgtttttttaattaaataaataaaaatgactggtcgtggtaaaggaggaaaaggtttgggcaaaggcggagctaagcggcatcgtaaggtattgcgtgataacattcaaggaatcacgaaaccagcaattcgtcgattggctcgtcgtggaggtgtaaaacgtatttctggtttgatttacgaagaaacacgtggagtgttgaaagtttttctggaaaatgttatccgagatgccgttacttacaccgaacacgctaagcgtaagacagttacagctatggatgtagtttacgctttgaagagacaagggcgtactctttacggtttcggaggttaagaattttattcgaaacaaacaatcggtccttttcaggaccacaattaaatataaaagagattgaaaatagaaatcatacaccgttgacgaacaaaatacctaattttttttcatttgccaatgaatatatgtatgtatatacctgatgattatcaaaaaaaattattttgctaatttacttacttttttgtaccaaaatattttttttgaaatggaaacataaaataaaattcctttttgtgaaaaatttttttttttgctttagtcgcaaaaacatattttattccttgtattattcttttttcgaaatggaaacaaaaattaaataaaattcctttttctgaaattttttttgttgctttgcatattttattcttttttccgtagaaaaattttttttttttgctgctttacggattggatacgaacaaatatttctttttccaaaggaagaaaaaacatttgtttgttgctttctttttcttcgtacgagaatattttagaatatatacaaaaaattgaaaaataaacacatctcttaatagaaattattggatacgaacaaatatttctttttgcagaggaagaaaaaaacattttttgtttgttggtttctttttctttgaaaaaaaataaaaaatattttttccgaactgaaaaaaaaatgttttgttgctttacggattggatacgaacaaatatttctttttgcaaaggaagaaaaaacatttgtttggtttcttcttctttgaaaaaaaaatgtgttgctttacggattggatacaaacaaatatttctttttgcaaagaaagaaaaaacatttgtttgttggtttcttcttcttcgtattttaaaatatataaaaaaaatgaaaaatatacacatctcttaatagaaattatttgtcgtcctgaaaaggacggttttttttttgtttgctgtcactacatagatttaagcacttttctctgtcttctttggcaacaaaacagcttgaatatttggaagaacacctccttgtgcgattgtgactccagaaagtaatttattcaattcctcgtcgttccgaatagccaattgcaaatggcggggaataattctagtttttttgttgtcacgagcagcatttcccgccaattccaagacttctgccgccaaatattccatcacagctgccaaatacacaggggcaccggctccgacgcgctcagcatagtttccctttcgcagcagacgatgaatacgaccaacagggaattgtaatccagcacgattagagcgggactttgcctttcccttcacttttccacctttaccacgaccagacattttatattattgttttttaaatattttttacaaaagaaaaaacacaagagagctcactatttcactgttcactgtatcactgcacactgtagaatgacaaaattttcgaactgtgcgctgtcttttatctaaattttcgtatgctcgcacacagaaaaaagagggttgtggccttagaaagccgttgtggaaagagacaatataattcgtgagtttttcagaaaaattcacagttctcgttcagtcgtcattgtgtgcagttcgttaatagtgaaagtgaagtgaattataaaaataaaatgccgccaaaaactagtggtaaagcagctaaaaaagccggaaaggcacaaaaaaatatcaccaagaccgataagaagaagaagcgcaagaggaaggaaagctacgcaatctacatttacaaagttttgaagcaagttcatcctgacactggaatttcatcgaaggccatgagcatcatgaatagttttgtgaacgacatcttcgaaagaattgctgctgaagcctctcgcttagctcactacaacaagcgttcaacaatcacaagtcgggaaatccagactgccgtgcgattgttgttgcctggtgaactagccaagcatgctgttagtgaaggaacaaaggcggttaccaaatacacaagctcgaagtaattttttttttattgaatttcttcaaaaatggcccttttcagggccgcaaaaatatcaataagagattagagaattgaaaaaaaaatattttttctacctgcggaaaaattcgttaaataaatatttttatttgtgattgaagtaattttttttttatttaatttcttcaaaaatggcccttttcagggccgcaaaaatatcaataagagattagagaattgacaaaaaaatatatttttttttctacctgcggaaaaattcgttaaataaatatttttatttgtgattgtaagagtattttctatgaaaaaaataaattttgtaaattgttccagacgccacgtgaatcatgtcgcgtccaatagaaacacaaacattttttttattgttctacgcatcgtgtacagtctcgaagcgtcgcaaaagttttaataagaaactagagatttgagaagaaaggtatatacatatattttttttgcctgtggaatgattttatgaatctattttgtttttctttgtgatttttgattagaaaatatattttctatcaaaagaaatacaaaagttagttctgttaattgttccagacaccacgtgtatcgtgccgagtcaagtagaaacgaaaaacatacaaaaaatacattttattaaataattttgtttgttttgttctacccatcgtgtccagttatgtcgctatgtgtacagtgtacagtcacgtagcgtcacaaaaatatctataaaatattagagaattaaatttgtttgtgttttttgatgtcagatgtatgtaatttctatgaaaagaaatacaaaattcttgttattttgtttaagattttttttattgttctacgcatcgagtacagtctcgaagcgtcacaaaatttttaataagaaactagagaatttaaagaaatgtatgttttctttgcctgtggaatacatattgttttttgttttaatttttgattacaaaatatattttctatgaaaagaaatacaaaacttacttttgttgattgttccagacacgacgtgtatcatgccgagtcaactaaaaacaaaaaaatataaattttgtttgtattgttctacccatcgtgtccagttatgtcgctatgtgtacagtcacgtagcgtcgcaaaaacatctaggtataaaatattagagaattaaatttgtttgtgttttttgatgtcagatgtacgtatgtaatttctatgaaaagaaatacaacactcttgatattttgtttaagaattttcttaattgttgcggatatacttcatgtcgcgtccagtcgataaaaatatatgaaaatatatgtaatttctatgaaaagaaatacaaaactcttgataaattgtgtaagaatttttttatttgttgcaggaatgcgtcatgtcgcgtccagtcgataaaaatatatgaaaaacatatgtaattcctgaaataaaatacaaaactcttgatattttgtttaagaattttgtaaattgttgcaggtatacgtcatgtcgcgtctagtccataaaaatacatgaaaacaaatacctacattttgccaaagtatttcgtttgtatttttctacgcatcgtgtacagtcacatagcgtggaaacatttcaataattacgtaggtattagagaaatgcaaaaaaagaaaaatatgttgttgtcttatttgatagtaaaagtattttctatgaaagatatttattgttgaaggcatcgcatcgcgtccaatcacaaaaaagtagaaaataaacagtacagtctcgcccatacatatcgcatcgtacctagtagctgtagttagaaaataggcgcaaaaatatatattatttatttgtattgatatttcctttctttctgcccaatgagaaatacatatgaatacaaataaattaagtttgcttttgaatacctatttcataaaaaaactattttctgtagaacaaaaaaaggacgaaaataaatgcaaaactaaatacgttttcggttgttcagtctcgcccagacaaatcgcatcgtgcctagcagctgtagtaagaaaataggcgcaaaaatatattatttatttgtattgatatttcctttctttctgcccaatgagaaaaacatatgaatacaaataaatgaagtttgcatttgcaatacctatttcattaaaaaaagtattttctgtagaacaaaaaagcgcgaaaataaatgcaaaacaaaatacgtttccgtttgttcagtagtggtagtcccgtagcggcgacagcgcgcgccggccgcgcggcgacgtcgcatcgcatccagccacttcaccacttatcccgtcgccgttgctccaccagcccatcgcatctcaacgctatcatcgagatagtccaaaaattctccctcctttttaataaaaaattaaaaaaaaaaagtttttatatctcattttagtatattttttgtagccctgaaaaggactgtggatttttgttttgatttcaactttgtttttcattgaaatggaaattttacttctttgcctttttaaaagcgactgccttttttggcttggctgctgctgtggctgattttgcttttggcactttaggtttaggcgcggctgcctttgcttttgttggctttgccttaactgcactcgtttttttaacacttttcacttttggtttttccaccttctttttatctgcactggcacttttttttgttgtggcggctactttttttactttcttttcaccagacactttttttaattttttgtcaccagcagcggcagcttttggtttggcggcagattttttcttctcagcagacttggcctttggttccttgttggcactaggcgataatttaaaagaacccgcagct
This window of the Eupeodes corollae chromosome 3, idEupCoro1.1, whole genome shotgun sequence genome carries:
- the LOC129952130 gene encoding histone H2A, with protein sequence MSGRGKGGKVKGKAKSRSNRAGLQFPVGRIHRLLRKGNYAERVGAGAPVYLAAVMEYLAAEVLELAGNAARDNKKTRIIPRHLQLAIRNDEELNKLLSGVTIAQGGVLPNIQAVLLPKKTEKSA